In SAR324 cluster bacterium, the genomic stretch CTGAGCTATACCACCAAAACGAGACGAAGTTCAAAGAAGGAGAAGACTTTTACTTCTCCGGTAGCTTCTACGCACCAAAAGAAGAGTGGGATCCTGTCACAGATAGTACGACCATCATCACCCAACTCAAGCAATACGGTGGGGGTCGACCTAACTTCGCGCTCAAGCTAAGTAACGAAGGCGACTACAAGATGTATTGGATTGGATATGAGCATGGCATTACAGATAACCAGGAAATTGGATATGCCATCCCTGATGCCTGGAATGATCTAAAAATTTACACCAAGCATTCACAAGGCAGCGATGGGGTCTTCCAGGTTTGGCTGAACGACAAAAAAGTTGTCGATTACAGCGGCGCAACCATGTACAAGGACGCCGAAGGGTATATCAAATTCGGGATGTACATGAACATCTTTGATGAGCGCATTCTTTATTGGGATGCCATTGATATCGCCGATCACCTCGCGAACGACTTCGACACCTGGCTCGACTCTGGCGACAACGGCGTCAGCCCACTGGATACCACCGCACCAATCTACTTCTCTACCGCCACATCAATAGACGGCACCAAGGTTATCCTCAGCTACAACGAGACGCTTTCCGCCACAACGGCTGCCGCCTCTGACTTCATCGTCAACGTTGATGGTTCTGCTGTTTCCATCTCTGGCGTTGCCACATCCGGCTCCACAGTTGAACTTACTCTCACCACAGCCATCCCTTCAGATCAGACTGTTACGGTTGATTACACAGACCCCTCCTCAGGCGATGACACCAATGCTATTCAGGATGCTGCTGGCAATGACGCTGCTTCCCTAAGCGGTACGACATTCACCAGCAACTCGACAGCAGGCACAAGCGCAACAACAAAATTGTTCGCAACCCAAGATGCCTCGATCAAAGAAAATAGCAGCACTAATGGAAACTGGTCCAAAAACGAAGTCTATGGAGGTAGCACCCCGGTTATCGCGCTCGTTGAGTTTGATCTAAGCTCTTTCAGCCAAGGGGATGGAATTCAGTCAGCCACATTTAGACCCTACGTAAGAACTCTCAAGAACGACCAAAGCTCCACGTTCTCAATCTATTCAACCACATCAAAAGAATGGAGCCAAAGCTCTGTTCAATGGAGTACGCGGCCGCTGAAAGATCAACTCCTCGATAACGTCACAATCTCAGCGAGTGGATCATACGTTGATTTTGATGTCACTAGCGTCATCCAAGCTGCAATCAACAGTGGCCAAAGCAAGGTCACGCTTTGGATTGAAGACTCGGAAGAAGAGTATGAGGGATTTGAATTTGACAGTGTAAACAATAACACCAGTTATCCCAACGAACCTGAACTTGTCGTTGTTACCGGAGAACCTGATGGAGACGCAGACACTACTTCTCCAACCTTCTCCTATGCTGTAGCTTCCTTTGACGGCACCCAGGTTTTCTTTGTCTATGATGAGGTCCTCTCATCTACCACTGCCGAAACCTCTGCTTTCACGGTCAACATTGAGGAAACTGAGGCCAACATCAGCAGTGTCGAAACCTCAGGTTCCACGGTTGCTCTTACCCTCACATCTGTAATCACCTCCGGGCAATCCATTACCGTTGCCTATAAGGATCCATCTTCAAGTGATGATGCCAATGCGATTCAGGACTCTGTGGGTAACGATGCTGAGTCCCTGAGCAGTACCTCGGTTACCAATCTTTCAGTGGCGGTTGATTCGGACGGTGATGGGGTTTATGACACATGGGACAACTGCCCGATAGACCCCAATACCAATCAGTTCGATACGGATGGTGATGACCAAGGTG encodes the following:
- a CDS encoding thrombospondin type 3 repeat-containing protein is translated as MRATDVGITAREGENIIRIYADGSESNHAELYHQNETKFKEGEDFYFSGSFYAPKEEWDPVTDSTTIITQLKQYGGGRPNFALKLSNEGDYKMYWIGYEHGITDNQEIGYAIPDAWNDLKIYTKHSQGSDGVFQVWLNDKKVVDYSGATMYKDAEGYIKFGMYMNIFDERILYWDAIDIADHLANDFDTWLDSGDNGVSPLDTTAPIYFSTATSIDGTKVILSYNETLSATTAAASDFIVNVDGSAVSISGVATSGSTVELTLTTAIPSDQTVTVDYTDPSSGDDTNAIQDAAGNDAASLSGTTFTSNSTAGTSATTKLFATQDASIKENSSTNGNWSKNEVYGGSTPVIALVEFDLSSFSQGDGIQSATFRPYVRTLKNDQSSTFSIYSTTSKEWSQSSVQWSTRPLKDQLLDNVTISASGSYVDFDVTSVIQAAINSGQSKVTLWIEDSEEEYEGFEFDSVNNNTSYPNEPELVVVTGEPDGDADTTSPTFSYAVASFDGTQVFFVYDEVLSSTTAETSAFTVNIEETEANISSVETSGSTVALTLTSVITSGQSITVAYKDPSSSDDANAIQDSVGNDAESLSSTSVTNLSVAVDSDGDGVYDTWDNCPIDPNTNQFDTDGDDQGDVCDADDDADGVLDTLDNCPLEANTDQLDTDSDGRGDTCDFDDDGDWVLDQLDNCPLDVNSNQLDGDGDGQGDVCDTDLDNDNIANDVDNCPLEANTDQLDSDGDGQGNDCDSDDDRDTIVDSLDNCPLNANASQLDSDGDGIGNVCDSDNDNDGVADSSDAFPSDPNEWVDTDSDGIGNNADSDDVGDGVADSSDAFPLDSSESVDTDSDGIGNNADSDDDGDGVADSSDAFPLDSSESVDTDSDGIGDNSDNCRTNANADQADADGNGTGDVCETTTEKTINANRDNSVHSRSDEVGVRHNWDRVEILSKGTYTVAGLFGFNLSDNITSSQTVDNATLRLTIDEINNANSSNDYHVYGTNDDWNDNVTWNSYFSKKPNTGYSFSSLDNKSITSTTAYEFDVTSYVQTVHTAANTGISFWVEDLDNSSQTIEVQTDSNGGMRAQLILSVR